A genomic window from Peptococcaceae bacterium includes:
- a CDS encoding transglycosylase SLT domain-containing protein, whose translation MKTASLKLPHLLFVYTAIVLAALLCLCMLYVEKAALEQDLLKLQKESSELRSEMEILCARYYGTSPEVIAAVDKESKKYGINPAIMLELIKWESDFDPKAVSPSGAIGICQLMPSTAREIAGELGVDYREELLYDCGYNIALAAYYLGKLLTINDYDYHKALTAYNMGPTGLKEHMARTGTAVSRFSLRVSRQQ comes from the coding sequence TTGAAAACCGCGTCCCTGAAGCTGCCGCACCTGCTGTTTGTTTACACCGCCATCGTACTCGCCGCTCTTCTTTGCTTGTGCATGTTATACGTAGAAAAAGCGGCCCTTGAACAGGACCTCCTTAAACTGCAGAAAGAAAGCAGCGAATTAAGAAGCGAGATGGAAATCCTCTGCGCCAGGTATTACGGCACTTCGCCCGAAGTGATCGCCGCAGTGGATAAGGAAAGCAAAAAGTACGGAATCAACCCTGCCATAATGCTGGAACTAATAAAATGGGAAAGCGATTTTGACCCAAAGGCAGTCAGCCCGAGCGGAGCAATCGGTATTTGCCAGCTTATGCCTTCGACCGCCCGGGAAATAGCCGGCGAGCTCGGCGTCGATTACCGCGAAGAACTGCTTTACGACTGCGGGTACAATATCGCCTTGGCCGCTTACTACCTGGGAAAACTTCTGACAATTAACGATTACGACTACCACAAGGCCCTGACCGCTTACAACATGGGGCCGACCGGCCTTAAAGAACACATGGCCCGCACCGGTACCGCCGTAAGTCGTTTCTCTCTGCGCGTGAGCAGGCAGCAGTAA
- the mtaB gene encoding tRNA (N(6)-L-threonylcarbamoyladenosine(37)-C(2))-methylthiotransferase MtaB, with product MKRKRPRVAFYTLGCKVNQSETEAMGALFKERGYNIVDFADPADVYVINTCTVTHLADRKSRQVIRRCRKNNPGAKVVVAGCYSQVSPQEVERIPGVNLVVGTLEKNRIVEWLEEMGEDAGQPVLKVRDLCEARDFEDLEIDRVIGRTRAYLKIQDGCEQYCSYCIIPYARGPGRSRPKPGVLREARRLIAAGFKEIVLTGIHLGAYGRDLDAGASLEDLLPELLALSGDVRWRLSSLEPTEVSGALLEIMASFPNICPHLHLPLQSAHDEILKTMNRPYSTGEYRKVIERVRTVLPDIAVTTDIMVGFPGETDEHFKVYPGFIEEMAFSRLHVFKFSPRRGTPAALFEGQVPASVSEERSRQMIRLGERLARRYAGRFVGRTLRVLAETEKGEGCWEGHSENYLLIEFASAKTQRGDIVSVRLERANGDKCRGSGP from the coding sequence GTGAAAAGAAAAAGGCCGCGGGTAGCCTTTTATACGCTCGGCTGCAAAGTGAACCAGAGTGAAACCGAGGCCATGGGCGCCCTGTTCAAAGAACGGGGTTACAATATTGTGGATTTTGCAGACCCTGCCGATGTTTACGTCATCAATACATGTACCGTCACTCACCTTGCCGACCGCAAGTCTCGCCAGGTCATCCGCCGGTGCAGGAAAAACAACCCGGGCGCGAAAGTGGTGGTTGCCGGCTGCTATTCGCAGGTTTCGCCCCAGGAGGTTGAACGTATTCCCGGGGTCAACCTGGTGGTGGGCACTTTGGAGAAAAACCGCATCGTGGAATGGCTTGAAGAAATGGGAGAAGACGCCGGGCAGCCCGTTTTAAAGGTGCGCGATTTATGCGAAGCCAGGGATTTTGAAGACCTGGAGATTGACAGGGTGATAGGCCGCACCAGGGCGTATCTCAAGATCCAGGACGGCTGCGAACAGTATTGTTCGTACTGCATCATCCCGTACGCGCGCGGACCTGGCCGCAGCAGGCCAAAACCCGGCGTCCTGCGCGAGGCGAGGAGACTGATCGCGGCCGGGTTTAAGGAAATTGTCCTCACCGGTATACACCTGGGAGCCTACGGCCGTGATCTGGATGCCGGCGCCAGCCTGGAAGACCTGCTGCCGGAGCTGCTTGCGCTTTCCGGGGATGTGCGCTGGCGCTTGAGTTCCCTTGAGCCGACAGAGGTGAGCGGCGCCTTGCTGGAGATAATGGCTTCCTTTCCCAACATCTGCCCTCATCTTCACCTGCCCCTCCAGAGCGCCCATGACGAGATACTTAAAACCATGAACAGGCCGTACAGCACTGGAGAATACAGGAAAGTCATCGAACGGGTAAGGACGGTCCTGCCGGACATTGCCGTCACGACAGATATCATGGTAGGGTTTCCCGGCGAAACCGACGAGCATTTCAAGGTTTACCCCGGTTTTATCGAGGAAATGGCTTTCAGCCGCCTGCACGTCTTCAAATTTTCGCCGCGGCGCGGCACGCCCGCAGCGCTGTTTGAGGGGCAGGTGCCCGCTTCGGTCAGCGAGGAGCGGAGCCGGCAGATGATCCGGCTGGGGGAAAGATTAGCCCGCAGGTATGCCGGGCGCTTCGTGGGACGCACGCTTCGTGTGCTGGCGGAGACGGAAAAAGGAGAAGGTTGCTGGGAAGGGCACAGTGAAAACTACCTTCTCATCGAATTTGCCTCAGCAAAAACCCAACGGGGTGATATTGTTTCCGTCAGGCTGGAAAGAGCGAATGGGGATAAGTGCCGGGGGAGCGGACCATAA
- a CDS encoding GatB/YqeY domain-containing protein yields the protein MSLKDRLAEDMKEAMKAREAGKLKLSVIRMARAAVKNQEIERGRELSDEEITEVLAREVKLRRDAIPEYEKANRPETVESLKQEINILMEYLPQQLTAEEIVAVVKQAVEETGAQGPRDMGKVMGRVVPLTKGKADGRVVNEIVKKVLSGES from the coding sequence ATGAGTCTGAAAGACAGACTGGCAGAGGATATGAAAGAGGCCATGAAAGCGAGGGAAGCGGGAAAGCTGAAGCTTTCCGTGATCCGGATGGCCAGGGCGGCTGTAAAAAACCAGGAAATTGAGCGGGGCCGTGAACTCAGCGATGAAGAGATAACGGAAGTGCTGGCCCGCGAAGTAAAGCTGCGCCGAGACGCCATCCCCGAATATGAGAAGGCCAACCGCCCCGAAACAGTCGAATCGTTAAAACAGGAAATCAACATCCTGATGGAATACCTCCCCCAACAGTTGACCGCGGAAGAAATCGTCGCCGTTGTTAAACAAGCCGTTGAAGAAACAGGAGCCCAGGGGCCCAGGGATATGGGCAAGGTTATGGGCAGGGTTGTTCCCTTGACGAAAGGTAAAGCCGACGGCAGGGTGGTCAATGAAATAGTGAAGAAAGTATTGAGCGGTGAAAGTTGA
- the prmA gene encoding 50S ribosomal protein L11 methyltransferase, giving the protein MEWQEIGVKTGAEAVEAVADAFFRLGAGGVVIEEPEVIRAMTESGCWDDYEFPEERLNRSYSLVTGYLPVNGGLPAKLEELRESLAEIARRLGKEPYEINIATVREEDWASSWKAFFKPVKLGSRLVVRPTWEEYAPSGEEIVVDIDPGMAFGTGSHITTILCARLLEKYTYPAMRVIDVGTGTGILAICAARLGAGEVVALDCDQTAVDTAAENVKKNRMEDVVKVEKCDLLSGLRTKADLVVANIIADVIVRLLPQVRTRLRPGGVFIASGITDERKDEVMDAAARYNYGLLEQKSQEGWTALVWRLKEC; this is encoded by the coding sequence ATGGAATGGCAGGAAATCGGGGTCAAGACGGGAGCGGAGGCCGTGGAGGCCGTGGCGGACGCTTTCTTTAGACTGGGAGCCGGCGGCGTGGTGATAGAAGAGCCGGAGGTTATCCGCGCAATGACGGAAAGCGGTTGTTGGGACGATTACGAGTTTCCGGAAGAGCGCTTAAACCGCTCTTATAGTCTTGTCACAGGCTATCTGCCGGTGAACGGCGGGCTACCGGCAAAATTGGAAGAGTTAAGGGAAAGCCTGGCTGAAATCGCCCGGCGCCTGGGTAAAGAGCCGTATGAGATCAACATTGCCACGGTCAGGGAAGAGGACTGGGCCAGTTCATGGAAGGCCTTCTTTAAACCTGTCAAGCTGGGGAGCAGGTTGGTGGTCCGCCCGACATGGGAGGAATACGCTCCCTCCGGCGAGGAAATAGTCGTGGATATTGACCCCGGCATGGCCTTCGGCACAGGAAGCCATATCACCACCATTCTCTGCGCGCGTCTTCTTGAGAAATACACATACCCGGCCATGCGGGTAATTGATGTGGGTACGGGAACCGGCATTTTGGCCATATGCGCCGCCCGCCTGGGAGCGGGTGAAGTGGTGGCCCTGGACTGCGACCAGACGGCAGTTGACACGGCGGCCGAAAACGTAAAAAAGAACCGCATGGAGGACGTGGTGAAGGTTGAGAAGTGCGACCTGCTGTCGGGGCTGAGAACGAAAGCGGACCTGGTTGTGGCCAACATTATCGCCGACGTGATTGTCAGGCTCTTGCCGCAGGTCAGGACCCGCCTCCGGCCGGGGGGCGTTTTTATCGCTTCGGGAATAACCGACGAGCGGAAGGATGAGGTTATGGACGCTGCAGCGCGTTACAATTACGGCCTCTTGGAGCAAAAAAGCCAGGAGGGCTGGACCGCCCTGGTCTGGAGATTGAAGGAGTGTTAA
- the rpsU gene encoding 30S ribosomal protein S21 — MSEVRVGKNETLDSALRRFKRTCQKAGVLSEVRKREHYEKPSVKRKKKSEAARKRKYK, encoded by the coding sequence ATGAGTGAAGTCAGGGTTGGGAAGAATGAAACATTGGACAGCGCGCTGCGCCGCTTCAAGCGCACCTGCCAGAAAGCCGGAGTTCTTTCCGAGGTTAGAAAGCGTGAACACTACGAAAAACCAAGTGTTAAAAGGAAGAAGAAGTCCGAAGCAGCGAGAAAACGCAAGTATAAATAG
- a CDS encoding 16S rRNA (uracil(1498)-N(3))-methyltransferase, whose amino-acid sequence MRRFFVSRQEISGGQAFIRGDELQHLVRVLRLGVGDPVIVFDGQGREYQGVIDSLSKEQAVVRLNSSLRVNRESPIDVWLAQGIAKGDKMEFIIQKAVELGVRGIIPLATQRTVVKLEGEKKKIKEQRWQKVVVEAAKQCGRIRLPDVFPCTRVPDFLAGLPLNKILLVPWEKGGVPLKAVLTGKEYAFRQSCPVYILIGPEGGLEEEEVAMAAEAGGIPVTLGPRILRTETAGLVATAVIMYQWGDIG is encoded by the coding sequence GTGCGCCGTTTTTTTGTTTCAAGACAGGAAATATCGGGGGGACAGGCTTTCATCAGGGGCGATGAACTCCAGCACCTGGTCAGGGTCCTGCGCCTGGGCGTGGGCGACCCTGTTATTGTTTTTGACGGGCAGGGAAGAGAGTACCAGGGGGTAATCGATTCTTTGAGCAAGGAGCAGGCAGTGGTCAGGCTCAACTCCTCTTTGCGGGTGAACCGGGAGAGCCCAATTGATGTTTGGCTGGCCCAGGGGATAGCCAAAGGAGACAAAATGGAATTCATAATTCAAAAAGCCGTGGAGCTGGGAGTAAGGGGGATAATTCCCCTGGCCACCCAAAGGACCGTCGTCAAACTGGAAGGCGAAAAAAAGAAGATAAAAGAGCAGCGCTGGCAAAAAGTGGTCGTGGAGGCCGCCAAGCAGTGCGGGCGAATCCGTCTTCCAGACGTGTTTCCCTGTACCAGGGTCCCCGATTTCTTAGCCGGCCTGCCTCTGAATAAAATTCTGCTCGTTCCCTGGGAAAAAGGCGGTGTCCCTTTAAAAGCCGTTCTCACGGGAAAAGAATATGCTTTTCGCCAATCATGTCCCGTTTATATCCTGATTGGCCCGGAGGGAGGGCTGGAAGAAGAGGAAGTGGCCATGGCCGCGGAAGCCGGGGGAATACCGGTTACCCTGGGGCCCCGTATCCTGCGGACCGAAACGGCGGGACTGGTCGCAACAGCGGTGATTATGTACCAGTGGGGGGACATCGGGTGA
- the dnaK gene encoding molecular chaperone DnaK → MAKVIGIDLGTTNSCVAVMEGGEPVVIPNSEGGRTTPSVVAFSKTGERLVGQVAKRQAITNSERTIQSIKRKMGSDYKVRIDDQQYTPQEISAMILQKLKTDAEAYLGDKVTQAVITVPAYFNDSQRQATKDAGKIAGLEVLRIINEPTAAALAYGIDKEEDQTVLVFDLGGGTFDVSILELGDGVFEVKATSGNNHLGGDDFDERVINWMNEEFKKQTGIDLKSDKMALQRLKEAAEKAKHELSSVVTTNINLPFITATAEGPLHLDLTLTRAKFNELTADLVEMTMGPTRQAMKDAGIDASKINKVLLVGGSTRIPAVQDAIRNLLGKEPFKGINPDECVAIGAAIQAGVLAGEVKDVLLLDVTPLSLGIETLGGVFTRLIERNTTIPTSKSQIFSTAADNQTTVEIHVLQGEREMAAYNKTLGRFQLTGIPPAPRGVPQIEVKFDIDANGIVNVSAKDLGTGKEQKITITASTNLSKEEIERMVKESEKYAAEDKKRREEAEVKNAADNLIYQTEKTLREAGDKASQEDTEKINQAKEELKSALQGGDIENIRKKSEALTNALYQLTSKMYQQAGQTGAAESAGGSGSGAEKENVVDADYEVKDDK, encoded by the coding sequence TTCCGAGGGGGGCAGGACCACTCCTTCGGTGGTGGCCTTTTCCAAAACGGGAGAAAGACTGGTGGGGCAGGTTGCCAAGCGCCAGGCCATTACCAACTCGGAGCGCACCATCCAGTCGATAAAAAGAAAAATGGGTTCTGACTATAAAGTGCGTATCGATGACCAGCAGTATACCCCGCAAGAAATATCCGCCATGATCCTGCAAAAGCTGAAAACCGATGCGGAAGCATACCTTGGCGATAAAGTAACCCAGGCGGTCATTACTGTACCGGCCTATTTTAATGACTCCCAGCGCCAGGCGACGAAAGACGCCGGCAAAATTGCGGGGCTTGAGGTCCTCCGGATTATCAACGAACCGACGGCTGCAGCCCTGGCTTACGGTATAGACAAGGAAGAGGACCAGACAGTGCTGGTTTTTGACCTGGGCGGCGGTACTTTTGACGTTTCCATCCTGGAACTGGGTGACGGCGTATTTGAAGTCAAGGCCACCAGCGGGAACAACCACCTGGGTGGGGACGACTTCGACGAGCGGGTAATCAACTGGATGAACGAGGAGTTTAAGAAGCAAACGGGCATCGATTTGAAGAGCGATAAGATGGCCCTGCAGCGGTTGAAGGAAGCGGCTGAAAAAGCCAAACACGAGCTTTCCTCAGTCGTCACGACCAACATTAACCTGCCTTTCATCACGGCTACGGCGGAAGGACCCCTTCACCTTGATTTGACCTTGACTAGGGCGAAGTTCAACGAGCTGACGGCAGACCTCGTGGAAATGACGATGGGACCGACCAGGCAGGCCATGAAGGATGCCGGCATCGACGCCTCAAAAATCAACAAGGTTCTCCTGGTGGGAGGTTCCACCCGCATTCCCGCAGTCCAGGACGCGATCAGGAACCTTTTGGGCAAAGAGCCCTTCAAGGGGATCAACCCCGACGAGTGCGTGGCTATAGGCGCCGCCATCCAGGCCGGGGTGCTGGCCGGTGAGGTCAAGGATGTTCTGCTCCTTGATGTGACTCCGCTTTCCCTGGGGATCGAAACACTCGGCGGGGTCTTTACCAGGCTTATTGAAAGGAACACCACCATTCCCACTTCCAAGAGCCAGATCTTTTCCACGGCGGCTGACAACCAGACCACGGTGGAAATACATGTTCTGCAGGGAGAAAGGGAAATGGCCGCCTATAACAAGACCCTGGGTCGTTTTCAGCTGACGGGAATTCCCCCGGCGCCCCGGGGCGTTCCGCAAATTGAGGTGAAGTTTGATATAGATGCCAATGGGATAGTAAACGTTTCCGCCAAAGACCTGGGCACCGGCAAAGAACAAAAGATAACCATAACCGCCTCCACCAATCTTTCCAAAGAAGAGATCGAGCGCATGGTCAAGGAGTCGGAAAAGTACGCTGCCGAGGACAAGAAGCGCAGGGAAGAGGCGGAAGTCAAAAATGCCGCCGACAACCTGATTTACCAGACGGAAAAGACCTTGCGCGAAGCGGGGGATAAAGCGAGCCAGGAAGATACCGAAAAGATCAACCAGGCCAAAGAGGAGCTTAAATCCGCTCTCCAGGGAGGCGATATAGAGAATATCAGGAAGAAGAGCGAGGCGCTTACCAACGCGCTGTACCAGCTCACCTCTAAGATGTACCAGCAGGCCGGGCAGACGGGTGCCGCCGAAAGCGCGGGCGGCAGCGGTTCCGGCGCGGAAAAGGAAAACGTAGTCGACGCGGATTATGAAGTCAAAGACGATAAGTAG
- a CDS encoding LTA synthase family protein has product MFLPVKEKALSILPVIKPYYLWAYTAFALLVKSVVFVGIITGTDYTELGFFRGYYSIPSLSLYLAFIFWVLSFAFLLKRRGHTLYLLFVNLLVSVLMIFDLWYCRGGNGSLINMHLFRMTANLENLWECIFSLVYPVDFVFLLDLPALFLLFPGKMSRWIANTRKAALFAAVFLLSASFILYVPFKFYVLKQPDERIERFINCWVPVQTAANLSPIGYHLFDVYTYWKDCRPIVLNAEEKEEIRKWFDAKHENLPDNRYKDLLEGNNLIFIQVESLESFVINKKIAGREITPNLNALLKHSLYFSNFYEQVYNGTTSDAELMANTSVYPVRKGSTFFRFPNNTYNSLPRLLQKKGYATLAVHPDRGAYWNWMEALSSFGFEKCLDSTAFEIDEVIGLGLSDGSLFRQVNDMLRSQRQPFYLFMITLTSHAPFSLPPHHRTLQLDAKIDRTILGNYLQCIHYTDQQIGEFLKRLEKDGLLEKTTVVIYGDHCGVNKFYRPELAKIQAKDRWWQDNNNRVPLIIYDKRLNRKEITTASGQIDIMPTICYLMGVEESRFAGTAMGRNLLKTQKNFAVLADMKVVGKPLSEQEKQDAVKGLAIADKIIRSNYFASSDL; this is encoded by the coding sequence ATGTTTTTGCCAGTCAAAGAAAAAGCATTATCCATTCTCCCAGTTATAAAACCATACTACTTGTGGGCGTATACCGCCTTTGCCCTGCTGGTGAAGTCCGTCGTCTTTGTGGGGATAATCACGGGAACGGACTACACGGAACTTGGGTTTTTCAGGGGATATTATTCCATCCCTTCGCTTTCCCTTTATCTTGCTTTCATTTTTTGGGTCCTCTCTTTCGCTTTTTTGCTTAAGCGCAGGGGTCATACTCTTTACCTGCTTTTCGTAAACCTCCTCGTCTCCGTCCTGATGATCTTCGACCTGTGGTACTGCCGCGGGGGAAACGGGTCTTTGATCAACATGCACCTTTTCAGGATGACGGCAAACCTGGAGAACCTCTGGGAGTGCATCTTCTCGCTGGTTTACCCTGTCGATTTCGTTTTTTTGCTCGACCTGCCGGCGCTTTTTTTGCTGTTCCCCGGCAAAATGTCCCGCTGGATCGCCAATACGAGAAAAGCGGCGCTTTTTGCCGCGGTCTTCCTGCTTTCCGCCTCGTTCATCCTCTACGTCCCGTTCAAGTTTTACGTGCTGAAGCAGCCTGACGAAAGGATCGAGCGCTTCATCAACTGCTGGGTTCCCGTCCAGACCGCGGCCAACCTCTCGCCGATCGGGTACCACCTTTTCGATGTCTACACCTACTGGAAAGACTGCCGCCCCATTGTGCTGAATGCGGAAGAAAAAGAGGAAATAAGAAAATGGTTCGACGCCAAGCATGAAAACCTGCCCGACAACAGGTACAAGGACCTGCTGGAAGGCAACAACCTTATTTTTATCCAGGTAGAGTCCCTGGAATCCTTTGTGATCAACAAAAAAATAGCTGGGCGGGAAATCACCCCCAACCTGAACGCGCTCCTAAAACACAGTCTCTATTTCTCCAATTTTTATGAACAGGTCTACAACGGCACCACCTCCGACGCCGAACTGATGGCCAATACCTCGGTTTATCCCGTTCGCAAGGGAAGCACTTTTTTCCGTTTCCCCAACAACACTTACAATTCACTCCCCAGGCTCCTGCAAAAAAAGGGTTACGCAACGCTGGCCGTCCACCCGGACAGGGGTGCATACTGGAACTGGATGGAGGCCTTATCATCATTCGGTTTCGAGAAGTGCCTGGATTCCACCGCTTTCGAGATAGACGAGGTGATCGGCCTGGGTCTGAGCGACGGTTCTCTTTTCCGGCAGGTTAACGATATGCTGCGAAGCCAGCGGCAGCCTTTTTACCTCTTTATGATCACGCTGACCAGCCATGCTCCTTTTTCACTGCCTCCTCATCACCGGACGCTTCAACTGGACGCTAAAATCGACAGGACAATCCTGGGCAATTACCTGCAGTGCATTCATTATACCGACCAGCAAATCGGTGAATTTTTGAAACGGCTGGAAAAAGACGGGCTCCTGGAAAAGACGACCGTCGTCATCTATGGAGACCACTGCGGGGTCAACAAGTTCTACCGGCCGGAGCTCGCCAAAATACAGGCCAAAGACAGGTGGTGGCAGGACAATAACAACCGTGTCCCCCTGATCATATACGACAAACGGCTGAACAGGAAAGAAATAACGACCGCCAGCGGCCAAATCGACATTATGCCCACCATCTGCTACCTCATGGGTGTGGAGGAAAGCCGTTTCGCCGGCACCGCCATGGGCCGCAACCTGTTAAAGACGCAAAAAAACTTCGCTGTCCTGGCTGACATGAAGGTTGTCGGCAAACCGCTCAGCGAACAGGAAAAGCAGGATGCCGTAAAGGGTTTGGCCATCGCCGACAAGATTATCCGCAGCAATTATTTCGCCTCAAGCGACCTTTGA
- a CDS encoding histidine triad nucleotide-binding protein → MPECVFCKIVKGEIPARKVYEDDQVIAIHDINPVAPVHVLVMPKTHIASLSAAGDAELSLIGRIHGIIRDLAKELELAGGYRVVNNCGPQGGQTVDHIHFHLLGGRSMNWPPG, encoded by the coding sequence GTGCCGGAGTGTGTTTTTTGTAAAATCGTCAAGGGGGAAATACCTGCCAGGAAAGTGTACGAAGATGACCAGGTTATCGCCATCCATGATATTAACCCCGTGGCTCCGGTGCATGTCCTGGTGATGCCAAAAACGCACATTGCCAGCCTTTCCGCGGCAGGCGACGCGGAGCTTTCGCTCATCGGCAGAATTCATGGGATTATCCGTGACTTGGCCAAAGAGCTGGAACTGGCTGGCGGTTACCGTGTCGTGAACAACTGCGGTCCCCAGGGAGGACAGACAGTTGACCACATTCACTTTCATCTGCTGGGCGGGAGAAGCATGAACTGGCCGCCGGGTTAA
- the dnaJ gene encoding molecular chaperone DnaJ encodes MAKRDYYEVLGVERNASEAEIKKAFRKLARQYHPDVNPGDKTAEEKFKEVNEAYEVLSDPEKRRRYDQFGHAGTDPNGFGGFGGFGGFGGAGDFGGFGDIFDMFFGTSGQRARGPQQGADLRLDLELDFKEAVFGVEKEVEVPRIENCPHCKGSGARPGTSPERCARCNGTGQVRTTQRTPFGHFQTVKTCPECGGEGRVITAPCPECGGKGKVRRVRKLHIKIPAGVDSGSRIRLSGEGEPGLRGGPNGDLYVYIEVRPHKIFSRQGDDIYVEVPITFVQAALGDTIKVPTLEGKAELRIPEGTQTHTIFRLRGQGVPRLRGGGRGDQHVKVIVVTPSRLSEEQKKALLQFGKLSSEDNYRALEKERDKGIFEKLWDSIRG; translated from the coding sequence GTGGCCAAAAGGGACTATTACGAGGTCCTGGGTGTTGAGAGGAACGCTTCGGAGGCGGAAATAAAAAAAGCTTTTCGCAAGCTGGCTCGCCAGTACCACCCCGACGTAAATCCCGGCGACAAAACGGCGGAGGAGAAATTCAAAGAAGTAAACGAGGCTTACGAGGTGTTAAGCGATCCTGAAAAGAGAAGGCGGTATGACCAGTTCGGCCATGCGGGGACCGATCCGAACGGGTTCGGCGGCTTCGGGGGCTTCGGCGGTTTCGGCGGGGCCGGCGATTTCGGCGGCTTCGGCGACATTTTTGACATGTTTTTCGGCACTTCCGGGCAGCGGGCCAGGGGCCCGCAGCAGGGAGCAGACCTGCGCCTTGACCTGGAGCTTGATTTCAAGGAAGCTGTTTTCGGCGTGGAGAAGGAAGTGGAAGTGCCCCGAATAGAAAACTGCCCCCACTGCAAAGGGAGCGGGGCCAGGCCGGGAACAAGCCCGGAACGGTGCGCCAGGTGCAACGGAACGGGCCAGGTCAGGACAACGCAGAGGACGCCTTTTGGGCATTTTCAGACCGTTAAAACCTGCCCTGAATGCGGCGGGGAAGGAAGGGTCATCACCGCGCCCTGCCCTGAATGCGGCGGAAAGGGGAAGGTGCGGAGGGTTCGCAAACTGCACATCAAGATCCCTGCCGGGGTTGATTCGGGTTCCAGGATCCGCCTGTCCGGCGAAGGTGAACCCGGCCTGCGGGGCGGGCCCAACGGTGATCTTTACGTGTATATTGAAGTTAGACCGCACAAGATATTCAGCCGCCAGGGCGACGATATTTACGTGGAAGTCCCGATAACCTTTGTCCAGGCGGCGCTGGGCGACACAATCAAAGTGCCGACGCTGGAGGGAAAGGCGGAATTGAGAATTCCCGAAGGAACCCAGACGCACACGATATTCCGGCTGCGGGGCCAGGGTGTGCCCCGTTTGCGCGGGGGCGGGCGCGGCGACCAGCATGTCAAGGTCATTGTGGTAACGCCCAGCAGGTTGAGCGAAGAACAGAAAAAGGCCTTGCTGCAGTTTGGCAAGCTGAGCAGCGAAGATAATTACCGCGCCTTGGAAAAGGAACGGGACAAGGGAATATTCGAGAAACTCTGGGACAGCATAAGGGGTTAA